CACCAGAACACATAAATGTTTGTGTGGTCTGGTGCTAAATCGCGATCATAATGCGGCACTAAACATCTTAGCCAAAGGCTTAGAAATGCTTGGCATAGTATTACCAAATACGGTGGGAAGAACCGAAATTAACGCTTGGGGAGAAACCAACCTCTGTCTAATTGGGGTAACTCAATTAGATAAGTTGATTCGTTGAACCAAGAATCCCCATCCCCTTGTGGGTGGGGAGCTTCAAAAAGAGAAGCGTGCGCTAAGTTTGCCCCTGTCAAGTCGTAACCGTTCACGGGGTACAGGTAGCGTTTAAACTAATCAAAGAACGCTACCTGTAGTTTTTTGATTAGTTTTTAAATAGCTTATACTGTCAATAAATCACTTTTTTTAGATTTTATTGATAATCATATTTTCAGCTTAAAAAGCTGAAAGGGATATAGAGCATACGCTTGAAGCTATTTTACCCCCCCTGAACGGTTACGTCAAGTCTGCTTCCGTCAAGCTTACGTTGGCTGCTTGGAGTTTCGCCCCATTCAATTTTGCCTCGCTGAGGTTCACCCCATTTAGGTCTATTCCTGTCAGGTCAACACCATTCAAGAACGCGCCCGTCAAATTGACATTATTTAAGAAGGCTCCGTAGAGTATTGCGCCACTCAGTCTGACACCGCACATATTGGCCCAACTCAGGTTGGCTCCCTTGAGGTTAGCTCCCCGCAGATTGATATTTTCTAAATTTGCGCCGCAGAGATTAGCTCTCTCCAGATTAGCATCTCTAAGATTAACACCGGTAAGATTTGCGCCGCTAAGTTTTGCCCCGATCGAGTTACACTTCACCATAAAGGCACCACTGATGTCAGCTTTAGTTAGGTCTGCATCTTCCAGATGCCCTTCACTAATTTTGACAAAAGTCAGATTTGCCCAGTTTAAAAAAGCTCCACTCAAGTTTGATTTTGTCAAGAACGCCCTGCTGAGGTTGGCTCCTGTCAGGTTTGCTCCCGATAGGTTTACTCCGATTAAGGTAGCGCCACTCAGGTCAACTCCTCGCAGGTCAACTCCAGCAAAATCTCTCTCTCCCATCTCATAAAGCCTGAGTATGAAGCTACGTTCCATATTGTGACAGCTCCCGTTGCTACCGTTTTACCCTTAAAAAATCTACCCTCAGATAGGGGGAATAGTTCGTAGAAATAGTTTTGGGTTGATTCTTTTCATACTTAACTCAACCAACCCACTTGGATATTACTCTGGCTTGCCTTCAGAAAGGTTTAAGAAAAAAGTTGATTTGTCAAGTAATCTTAAGAAAATCTATATATTTGTGCCGTAAGATCCCGGAAGGTAAAATTTCCATGTTTGTACTCATTACTTTTTAGCGATTTTGTGATTTCTATAATTAGAACTGACGCGAACGGTCATGGCTAATGGACGATCGATCGTTCGCGATCGCGCTCCTGCCCCTCTGCACCTCTGTTCCTTTCTGGGTTCCTCTTATCCTTATACCTCATGCTCGATACTCTCGATCTAGACCTTTCCCTCGATAAAACTACTTACCGATCGCAAATCGAAACCTTGATGGAGAATTTGCGATCGCTCCAACAAGCTTGCTGGGAGAAAAAATTGCCCGTCATTGTCGTCCTAGAAGGTTGGGCGGCGGCGGGTAAAGGTGCCTTAGTTAAGAAAATGGTGGGATACATGGACCCGCGTGGGTTTGCAGTCCACCCGATTTGGCCTCCCAGCCCAGAAGAGCAAAAATACCCATTTTTGTGGCGATTTTGGCAGAAGCTACCCGCCCGTGGCAGCATCGGATTTTTCTATCACAGCTGGTACATCCACGTTTTGGAAGACCGCTTGTTTGAACGGGTAAAAGAAGGCGAAGTGCCGATGGTGATGCAGCACATCAATGCGTTTGAGCGACAATTGGTGGATGATGGCGTAGCGATCGCCAAATTTTGGATTCATTTGAGCCAAAAGGAATTGAAGCAGCGACTGAAAAAATACGCTTCCGATTCCCTACAATCCTGGCGGGTGCGCCCCGAAGACTGGCAACAAGAGAAAAATTACGACAAGTACGTCGCTCTAGCTGAAGAAATGCTCGTTCACACCAGCACTGGGCCATCTCCCTGGACATTAGTCGAAGGCGACTGTCAGCGGTGGGCTAAAGTCAAAGTCCTTACCCAACTAAGCGCCACCATTACAGAAGCACTCGATCGACTCCACTATCGAACACCTACACCAATTATCCCGCCCCAGGAGCAACTCAACCCATCCGAACCGAATTTGCTGGCTCAAGTAGACCTAAATCAGAGCTTATCGCGGACGGAGTACAAAAAAGAATTACTGCGAGAACAGGTGCGCTTACGCAAACTACAGCAAAGCATTTACGAACAGCAAATCCCCATTTTAATTTTGTTTGAAGGTTGGGATGCCGCCGGCAAAGGTGGCGCAATCAAACGACTCACCGACGTTCTCGACCCCCGCAGCTACAAGGTTAACGCCTTCGCCGCACCCACAGATGAAGAAAAAGCTCGCCAATATCTGTGGCGATTTTGGCGAAGATTACCCACCGCCGGCACAATTGGCATTTTCGATCGCAGCTGGTACGGTCGAGTATTGGTAGAGCGAGTCGAAGGTTTTGCCACAGAAACCGAATGGCGTCGCGCCTACCAGGAAATCAACGAATTTGAAGCCCAACTCAGCAGCGATGGATATGTCTTGGTCAAGTTTTGGCTCCACATTAGTCAGGAACAACAGCTAGAGCGGTTTCAGGAACGGGAGAACGACTCTTTTAAGCAATATAAACTCACTAGCGAAGATTGGCGCAATCGGGAAAAGTGGCCTTTGTACGAAGTAGCGGTGAATCAGGCAATTCAGCGTACCAGCACGCCCACAGCTCCTTGGACGTTGATTGCAGCGAATGATAAGTACTACGCCCGTGTTAAGGTAATTCAGACTGTTACTGATGCCATTCGGCGCAAGCTGAAAAATCGATAGTAGCTAATTGCAGAGTTGAGATTTCAGATTTCAATTTGAAATTGTCAATCTGCAATCTGCAACTTGTCATCTGAAATTACCGCCTTGTGAGGAAATGCCGCCATGTTTTCAACGCTAACGCAGATTATGCTTGTGGTGTTGATCGGTACTATTACTTGGCAGGCGCTGGTAAAAGGAACTGGTAAAGATGCCAAACCTAGAGACTATTTGGCTTGGGTTGGTTTGGTTCTAATGCTGTTCTTCTTGATTTTGTCGTTTATAACGCCGAACGATCCAGCAGTCACAACATTTGGCAGCATTCTCACTTTTCCGCTAAAACCGCTGGGCTTGTCAATTTTGTTATTGTTTCTAGCATTAACGGGAGAGATTAAAAAGAAAGAAAAAACGATCACCCCCAAGGGAATGAACCAAATTTGGATAGCTTTTCTGATTTTGACAATTTTCAGTTTACCCTTGATGGCTAACTTGCTGGCCAATCGAGTTCAAAATGATGCGATTATTGGCTTTCAAGCAGCTTTGCGGCGTCCGCAAAAAGTTGGGGCGATCGTTTTGTTGGGCCATTCGGCAACTCAGCTGAGTTTGTTGGCTCCCAATCAAATTCAACTCAACGATCAAAGCGATCGCATCCTTCAAACCGTGCAAGAATATCAAAGGCAGCTAGACTTGAACAATTTTGCCAAAATAATTGTCAGTGCTGGCCCTAGATCGGGTTTCGACAATGCCCCCAACCAGTCCAATCGTCCCGAAGCCGACAAGATTGCCGTAACGTTAGAAAGTTTGGGTATCCCGCCACAAGATATCTGGCGCGAACGTACTGGCTTAGATGTCCGCAGCAGTGCAGAAGCGGTGAAAACGCAATTTGTCGATCGGGGTAAAATTAGTAAGCGCGTTATCCTCGTTACCTCTGCATTAAATATGCAACGCGCCAGACAGACATTTGCTCAATTGGGAATTAGTACTATCCCCAGTCCCGCAGGTTTCTACTCCCTGCAACCCGATTCTACTCCCCGCCTGAGAGTGAGTAGCACCCAAAAAGGAAGTTGCGACACCTTGAGCATTACCATCAGCAACGCACGCAAAGTGAGAATTTCAGACTTTGTACCCAGCGCAGAAGGTCTCCTGATCAGTACCCGCGTCATTAACGAATTTTGGACATCCGTTTATTACTTCTTGCGCGGGTGGCTGGCTCCGACTCTGGATGCTATCCCCCAACTGAAGGATTTTGGATGTTAGCAGATGCAATTTTGCATTTTAAATATTAGATTTTAGATTGGGGATACTTTGTGCGCCTAATCAAAAACTATCGAACTTGACCGAAAATGATGGGATTCAAGCCCCGTCCTTCTAGGACGGCTTTTCCTGATTCCTGATGAGCGATCCAAAATCCAAAATCCAAAATCCAAAATCCAAAATCCAAAATCTAAAATCTAAAATCTAAAATCTAAAATCAAAATGGCTCAATCACGGCTGCAAAAACTGGCTGCGTACCTGCGTCCCCACTGGCAACAAGTGGCACAAGGCATTTTAGCTTTATTCATTGTCAACGCATTGGGGGTTTACATCCCGATCGAGATTCGCAATACAGTTAACGACCTGCAAGAGATATTAAAATCCCATTTAGGATTCGATCGCATTTTGCAAGCTGTCGTTTTGCTTCTAGTATTGGCAACAGTGATGTGGGGGATTCGCGTCGGCTCGCGGCTCTTAATATTTGGCGTCGGTCGTCAGGTAGAATTCGATCTCAAACAAAAGATTTTTCAACACCTGTTAAAACTGGAACCCGCTTACTTTGCCAAAAACACAGCTGGAGATTTAATCAATCGCGCTACCAGCGATGTCGATAATATTCGGCGTTTATTGGGATTTGCGGTCTTAAGTTTGGCGAATACTTTGTTTGCTTACGGACTGACTTTACCGATCATGCTGTGGATCAACTGGAAACTGAGTATAGCCGCACTCGCGGTCTACCCATTCATGTTATTAATTGTGCAACTGTTTAGCGATAAACTCCGCACTCAACAGTTGGCGGTGCAGGAAGAACTTTCCAATCTCAGCGATTTGATCCAAGAAGATATGAGCGGGATTTCCTTAATTAAAATCTACGCGCAAGAGGAAAACGAACGC
This portion of the Aerosakkonema funiforme FACHB-1375 genome encodes:
- the pap gene encoding polyphosphate:AMP phosphotransferase, which translates into the protein MLDTLDLDLSLDKTTYRSQIETLMENLRSLQQACWEKKLPVIVVLEGWAAAGKGALVKKMVGYMDPRGFAVHPIWPPSPEEQKYPFLWRFWQKLPARGSIGFFYHSWYIHVLEDRLFERVKEGEVPMVMQHINAFERQLVDDGVAIAKFWIHLSQKELKQRLKKYASDSLQSWRVRPEDWQQEKNYDKYVALAEEMLVHTSTGPSPWTLVEGDCQRWAKVKVLTQLSATITEALDRLHYRTPTPIIPPQEQLNPSEPNLLAQVDLNQSLSRTEYKKELLREQVRLRKLQQSIYEQQIPILILFEGWDAAGKGGAIKRLTDVLDPRSYKVNAFAAPTDEEKARQYLWRFWRRLPTAGTIGIFDRSWYGRVLVERVEGFATETEWRRAYQEINEFEAQLSSDGYVLVKFWLHISQEQQLERFQERENDSFKQYKLTSEDWRNREKWPLYEVAVNQAIQRTSTPTAPWTLIAANDKYYARVKVIQTVTDAIRRKLKNR
- a CDS encoding YdcF family protein — its product is MFSTLTQIMLVVLIGTITWQALVKGTGKDAKPRDYLAWVGLVLMLFFLILSFITPNDPAVTTFGSILTFPLKPLGLSILLLFLALTGEIKKKEKTITPKGMNQIWIAFLILTIFSLPLMANLLANRVQNDAIIGFQAALRRPQKVGAIVLLGHSATQLSLLAPNQIQLNDQSDRILQTVQEYQRQLDLNNFAKIIVSAGPRSGFDNAPNQSNRPEADKIAVTLESLGIPPQDIWRERTGLDVRSSAEAVKTQFVDRGKISKRVILVTSALNMQRARQTFAQLGISTIPSPAGFYSLQPDSTPRLRVSSTQKGSCDTLSITISNARKVRISDFVPSAEGLLISTRVINEFWTSVYYFLRGWLAPTLDAIPQLKDFGC